A genomic region of Candidatus Flexicrinis proximus contains the following coding sequences:
- a CDS encoding metalloregulator ArsR/SmtB family transcription factor — protein sequence MADRAFKDEINEQFARVAKALANAHRIEILDLLAQGERSVDDVARETSLSVANASQHLQALREAHLVATRKEGLRVYYRLIDFSVYELLQNIRTVATRQLADVDRIVDTYLTERRLMEPVTLNELLARTREESVVVLDVRAVLEFKQGHIAGARSIPIDELAERLDELPRDQEIVAYCRGEYCVFADEAVELLNAHGYRTRRLQAGYPDWQLANLPTETD from the coding sequence GTGGCCGATCGCGCATTTAAAGATGAAATCAACGAGCAATTTGCACGCGTCGCCAAAGCGCTTGCCAACGCACACCGTATCGAAATCCTTGACCTATTGGCTCAGGGTGAGCGAAGCGTAGACGACGTGGCCCGCGAGACGTCACTCTCCGTCGCGAATGCCTCACAGCACTTGCAGGCGTTGCGCGAGGCGCATCTGGTCGCGACCCGCAAAGAGGGACTGCGAGTCTACTACCGACTGATCGATTTCAGCGTTTACGAACTGCTGCAAAACATCAGAACAGTTGCGACCCGTCAGCTCGCCGATGTCGATCGCATCGTTGATACGTATCTGACCGAACGTCGGTTGATGGAACCGGTGACCTTGAACGAGCTTCTGGCGCGCACGCGTGAAGAGAGCGTAGTAGTTCTCGATGTGCGCGCCGTGCTCGAATTCAAGCAAGGTCATATCGCCGGCGCGCGTTCGATCCCGATCGACGAATTAGCGGAGCGGCTGGACGAGTTGCCCCGCGATCAGGAAATCGTAGCCTACTGCCGCGGCGAGTACTGTGTCTTTGCCGACGAAGCCGTAGAACTCCTCAACGCCCATGGATATCGCACCCGTCGTCTGCAAGCCGGATACCCCGACTGGCAGTTGGCTAACCTGCCGACCGAAACCGATTAG
- a CDS encoding single-stranded DNA-binding protein: protein MGTSVTTQVTGFVASVPQVREVGEQRVASFSVAVSRKNRAGEKLTLWVRISCWNKLADIAVQYVKKGSLVQASAEWLRPSAWTDQSCEFQRNLRIARKSNVT from the coding sequence ATGGGTACCAGTGTCACTACGCAAGTTACGGGTTTCGTCGCCAGTGTTCCGCAGGTGCGCGAAGTGGGTGAGCAGCGCGTAGCATCGTTCTCTGTGGCAGTCAGCCGCAAGAACCGTGCTGGCGAGAAGCTGACGCTCTGGGTGCGGATCAGTTGTTGGAACAAATTGGCCGACATCGCGGTGCAGTACGTCAAGAAGGGCTCGCTGGTGCAGGCGTCGGCGGAGTGGCTGCGGCCGTCGGCGTGGACCGACCAGAGCTGTGAATTCCAACGTAACTTGAGAATCGCCAGAAAGTCCAATGTAACTTGA
- a CDS encoding TniQ family protein produces MNEGLSSHFLDTLPSHPRPQPLESLNSYLKRVAHANGIHHIATFSHLTGVREPKRLLELTPASDFRQLGMVTCCSDRVLLAMTVYFLGHKFGREQSLGRFLAPSLARHQRWCPACLAQHGYVRLPWSFLHLAGCPQHGIRLLDACPHCERPVRLKSASLSLYRCPHCTGDLRQSDGIEMTEPEWQQCQCDWDDLAYLLTPQPWEADTQSLVMAAFRQRLSFLRRASGVEAQQMAHRLGLNKNRVLAIENETRSGVGETLNDYLLYVDALGVRPSTVFQTSAETGYRHKDDLYAEELLRRTQAAIRQLKAAQVPVTQKRVGALLAYEPSALRKYPAITACLHVEALVRKRRTTDYEDDLYRQAQQVIYAFTAQGRRVTRRTICFQLEQTPARIRKFYPRVNRLLDEAVQAQQQWYVQREAALLEQVQASLLLFREQHLLVTQVKIARHLGIPAHRLGCHATVRHLIAEQTALSQQRWLQTTTARVGAAMTQIEEQGDSISQAELAARLKLPRDVFQQYPDLQALWQVFAQRQYQRHEAALLARVEAAMDTCKTQGLPLTFRQIEALVGLSRAALRRYPRIFALLSAHGLVRSKPDSQSVSG; encoded by the coding sequence ATGAACGAGGGGCTTTCGTCCCACTTTCTGGATACTCTCCCGTCTCACCCCCGACCGCAGCCGTTGGAGTCGCTCAACAGTTATTTGAAGCGGGTCGCGCACGCCAACGGGATTCACCATATCGCTACTTTCTCTCATCTGACCGGCGTGAGGGAACCGAAGCGCCTTCTGGAACTGACACCTGCCTCGGACTTCAGGCAGTTAGGTATGGTGACCTGCTGTTCAGACCGAGTCCTGCTCGCCATGACGGTCTACTTTCTGGGACACAAGTTCGGGCGTGAACAGTCATTGGGACGCTTTCTCGCACCCAGTCTTGCCCGTCACCAGCGCTGGTGTCCCGCATGTCTGGCTCAGCACGGATACGTCAGACTTCCCTGGAGCTTTCTGCATCTGGCAGGCTGTCCACAGCATGGAATACGCCTGCTGGACGCCTGTCCCCACTGTGAGCGCCCGGTGCGGCTGAAGTCTGCCTCGCTCTCACTGTATCGCTGTCCGCACTGCACGGGCGATTTACGGCAGTCGGACGGGATTGAAATGACCGAACCGGAATGGCAGCAGTGCCAGTGTGACTGGGACGACCTCGCTTACCTGCTCACACCGCAGCCCTGGGAGGCGGACACGCAGTCCCTGGTCATGGCTGCCTTCCGCCAGCGCTTGAGCTTTCTGCGACGGGCGAGCGGCGTGGAAGCGCAGCAGATGGCTCACCGGTTGGGCCTGAACAAGAACCGGGTGCTCGCCATTGAAAATGAAACCCGGTCTGGGGTTGGCGAAACGCTGAACGATTATCTGCTTTACGTGGACGCGCTCGGCGTGAGACCGAGCACAGTGTTTCAGACCAGCGCGGAAACTGGCTACAGGCACAAAGATGACCTATATGCGGAGGAATTGCTGCGACGGACTCAGGCTGCCATCCGCCAGCTTAAGGCGGCACAGGTACCGGTCACCCAGAAACGGGTCGGTGCGCTGCTCGCGTATGAACCGTCGGCGCTGCGCAAGTATCCTGCTATTACCGCCTGTTTGCATGTTGAAGCACTCGTCCGCAAGCGACGAACGACTGATTATGAAGACGACCTCTACCGCCAGGCACAGCAGGTGATCTATGCTTTCACGGCTCAGGGACGGCGGGTCACTCGTCGGACGATCTGTTTTCAGCTTGAGCAGACACCTGCTCGAATCCGCAAGTTCTACCCGCGTGTGAACCGGCTGCTCGACGAGGCAGTTCAGGCACAGCAACAGTGGTACGTCCAGCGGGAGGCAGCACTCCTTGAGCAGGTACAGGCATCTCTTTTGCTGTTTCGGGAACAGCACCTGTTGGTTACTCAGGTGAAGATTGCCCGGCATCTCGGCATTCCCGCGCACCGACTGGGATGTCATGCTACTGTCCGGCACCTTATTGCGGAACAGACCGCTCTGTCGCAACAGCGATGGTTGCAAACGACGACTGCTCGCGTCGGGGCCGCGATGACGCAGATAGAGGAACAAGGGGACTCAATCTCCCAGGCTGAACTTGCTGCCCGACTGAAACTCCCACGAGATGTGTTTCAACAGTATCCCGACCTGCAAGCGCTCTGGCAGGTGTTCGCGCAGCGGCAGTACCAGCGCCACGAGGCAGCGCTGCTGGCGCGTGTCGAAGCAGCGATGGATACCTGCAAAACTCAGGGGCTTCCGCTTACCTTCCGGCAGATTGAAGCGCTTGTAGGCTTGTCGCGTGCGGCACTGAGGCGCTATCCACGCATTTTCGCTCTGTTGAGCGCGCATGGCCTGGTGCGTTCCAAACCGGATTCGCAGTCGGTTTCCGGGTAA